One Fibrobacter sp. UWB16 DNA window includes the following coding sequences:
- a CDS encoding phospholipase D-like domain-containing protein: MPTFTKYIQNEEHYSEVISRIATVRETLWIGTADIKDVYVKQNGESIPLLGQLAGLLKRGVGVRLIHAKEPGPNFREDFDRYKILATDLERVMCPRVHFKMMIFDLETAYIGSANLTGAGIGMKSSLRRNFEAGILTNDPEIVEPAIEQFDTLWMGAHCEKCGRQEFCSDRIK; encoded by the coding sequence ATGCCTACGTTTACCAAGTACATCCAAAACGAAGAACACTATTCCGAAGTCATTTCCCGTATCGCGACAGTCCGCGAAACGCTCTGGATTGGCACCGCCGACATCAAGGATGTTTATGTGAAACAGAACGGCGAATCAATACCGTTGCTCGGACAACTCGCAGGACTCCTCAAACGCGGTGTGGGCGTGCGGCTCATTCACGCCAAGGAACCCGGCCCGAACTTCCGCGAAGATTTTGACCGCTATAAAATTCTTGCAACCGACCTTGAACGCGTCATGTGTCCGCGAGTCCATTTCAAGATGATGATTTTCGATCTAGAAACCGCCTACATCGGCTCCGCAAACTTGACAGGCGCTGGCATCGGCATGAAAAGTTCCCTCCGTCGCAACTTCGAAGCGGGAATCCTCACGAACGACCCGGAAATCGTCGAACCTGCCATCGAACAATTTGACACGCTTTGGATGGGCGCCCACTGCGAAAAATGTGGTCGTCAAGAATTCTGCAGCGATAGGATAAAATAG
- the mnmA gene encoding tRNA 2-thiouridine(34) synthase MnmA, which yields MSEKKRVAVGLSGGVDSALSAYLLKKQGYEVVGMTMATWDGSVKMPAVEGREGCYGPSEDKNIEEAKLVAERLGIPHYVVPVAEDYKREVLDYFRAEYRAGRTPNPCVRCNQSIKFGALQHAARKLGIDFDYFATGHYARLDFKNPDVPFLYEALDEHKDQTYFLSRLSAEQLSTVIFPLGGMQKADVKALAKEIGWDDFATKRESQDFIECGDYSVLFDESDNVPGDFIDVNGKVLGKHKGIVHYTIGQRKGLNIGGQAEPLYVVAIDAHHNQVILGPRSALSCTEVSAVDLNLMVSETSPLLKEPLTAHIRLGHKGATARITALDTAAGTISVKFDEPQFASAPGQVLVLYADKGVVASAIIGK from the coding sequence ATGTCTGAAAAAAAGCGTGTCGCTGTTGGATTGTCGGGCGGTGTAGATTCCGCCCTTTCGGCGTATTTACTGAAAAAGCAAGGTTACGAAGTTGTCGGCATGACGATGGCGACGTGGGACGGCTCCGTGAAAATGCCCGCAGTCGAAGGTCGCGAAGGCTGTTACGGTCCGAGCGAAGACAAGAATATCGAAGAGGCAAAGCTCGTTGCCGAACGTCTCGGGATTCCGCATTACGTTGTTCCGGTTGCCGAAGATTACAAGCGTGAAGTTCTCGACTATTTCCGTGCGGAATACCGCGCAGGGCGAACGCCGAATCCGTGCGTCCGTTGCAATCAGAGCATCAAGTTTGGAGCGCTACAGCATGCGGCACGCAAGCTCGGGATTGATTTCGATTACTTTGCGACGGGGCATTACGCGCGACTCGATTTCAAGAATCCTGATGTTCCGTTCTTGTACGAAGCACTGGACGAGCATAAAGACCAGACGTACTTTTTATCGAGACTCTCGGCAGAGCAACTTTCCACTGTGATTTTCCCGCTCGGCGGAATGCAGAAAGCAGACGTGAAAGCGCTCGCCAAGGAAATCGGCTGGGACGATTTTGCAACAAAGCGCGAAAGCCAGGACTTTATCGAGTGCGGCGATTACTCGGTGCTATTTGACGAGAGCGATAACGTTCCCGGAGATTTTATCGATGTGAACGGAAAGGTTCTCGGGAAGCACAAGGGCATTGTGCATTACACGATCGGGCAACGTAAGGGGCTCAACATCGGCGGGCAAGCGGAACCGCTTTACGTTGTGGCGATTGATGCACACCACAATCAGGTGATTTTAGGTCCGCGAAGCGCATTGAGCTGTACCGAAGTTTCTGCCGTTGACTTAAACCTGATGGTTTCGGAGACATCCCCACTTTTGAAGGAGCCGCTCACGGCACACATTCGCCTTGGGCATAAAGGCGCAACGGCAAGAATTACTGCTTTGGACACTGCAGCCGGCACAATCAGCGTGAAATTTGACGAGCC
- the cysK gene encoding cysteine synthase A codes for MSKIYASADQLIGHTPLLELSHIEKENNLQAKIVAKLEYFNPAGSVKDRIAKAMIDDAEASGKLKPGSVIIEPTSGNTGIGLASVAAARGYRIIIVMPETMSVERRQLIKAYGAEIVLTEGAKGMKGAIARATELSQEIPNSFIPGQFVNPANPAAHKATTGPEIWEDTDGKVDIFVAGVGTGGTVTGVGEYLKSQNPNVKVVAVEPESSPVLSKGTAGPHKIQGIGAGFVPDTLNTSVYDEVLPVKNEDAFAAGKAIAKAEGILVGISSGAALHAAVELAKRPENKGKTIVALLPDSGDRYLSTPLFAD; via the coding sequence ATGTCAAAAATTTACGCATCTGCTGACCAACTTATCGGTCATACCCCGCTCCTCGAACTTTCCCACATCGAAAAGGAAAACAATCTCCAGGCTAAGATCGTGGCAAAGCTTGAATATTTCAACCCGGCTGGATCTGTCAAGGATCGTATTGCTAAGGCAATGATTGACGATGCCGAAGCTTCAGGCAAGCTTAAGCCGGGTTCCGTGATTATCGAACCGACTTCTGGTAACACTGGTATCGGTCTCGCTTCCGTCGCAGCAGCTCGCGGCTACCGCATCATCATCGTGATGCCGGAAACCATGAGTGTTGAACGTCGCCAGCTCATCAAGGCCTACGGTGCAGAAATCGTTCTCACCGAAGGTGCTAAGGGCATGAAGGGTGCAATCGCTCGCGCAACAGAACTCTCTCAGGAAATTCCGAACAGCTTTATCCCGGGTCAGTTCGTGAACCCGGCAAACCCGGCCGCCCACAAGGCAACGACGGGTCCGGAAATTTGGGAAGACACGGATGGCAAGGTTGACATTTTCGTCGCAGGCGTAGGTACTGGTGGAACGGTCACGGGTGTCGGTGAATACCTCAAGTCCCAAAATCCGAATGTGAAGGTTGTCGCAGTTGAACCGGAATCTTCTCCGGTGCTTTCCAAGGGCACGGCTGGTCCGCACAAGATCCAGGGTATTGGCGCAGGCTTTGTTCCGGATACTTTGAACACCTCCGTCTATGACGAAGTGCTCCCGGTCAAGAACGAAGACGCATTCGCCGCAGGGAAGGCAATTGCCAAGGCTGAAGGTATCCTCGTCGGTATCTCTTCTGGAGCAGCCCTCCACGCCGCAGTCGAACTTGCAAAGCGTCCGGAAAACAAGGGCAAAACGATTGTCGCACTCCTCCCGGATAGCGGAGACCGTTACCTCTCCACTCCGCTCTTCGCTGACTAA
- a CDS encoding O-acetylhomoserine aminocarboxypropyltransferase/cysteine synthase family protein: MTTQNKLHFETLQLHVGQEQADPATDSRAVPIYQTTSYVFHSAQHASDRFHLKDAGNIYGRLTNTTQDVFEKRIAALEGGIAGLAVASGAAALTYAITALARKGDHVVAQRSIYGGTYNLLEHTLSKFGIETTFVDIHNLKEVENSIKSNTKLIFIETLGNPNSDIPDIEAISELAHKNKIPVVIDNTFGTPYLIRPLEHGADIVVHSATKFIGGHGTTLGGVIVDGGKFDWAASGKFPQFTETNPSYGVPFTAAAGAAAYIVYIRAILLRDEGAAISPFNAFLLLQGTETLSLRLDRHVENTKKVLEFLSKHPKVAKVNHPSFADHPQHALYQKYFPNGAGSIFTFDVKGGQAEAFKFIDGLKIFSLLANVADVKSLVVHPYTTTHSELTPAELAEAGISPATIRLSIGTEHYEDIINDLAQALDQI; encoded by the coding sequence ATGACGACTCAGAATAAGCTCCATTTCGAAACTCTTCAGCTCCACGTTGGTCAGGAACAGGCAGACCCGGCAACCGATTCCCGCGCAGTTCCTATATACCAGACCACCTCTTACGTATTCCACAGCGCTCAGCACGCTTCTGACCGTTTCCATCTGAAGGATGCAGGCAACATTTACGGCCGCCTCACCAATACCACGCAGGACGTTTTTGAAAAGCGCATCGCTGCTCTCGAAGGCGGTATCGCAGGTCTCGCAGTCGCTTCCGGTGCAGCAGCTCTTACTTATGCCATCACGGCTCTCGCTCGCAAGGGTGACCACGTGGTCGCACAGCGCTCCATTTACGGTGGCACCTACAACCTCTTGGAACATACGCTTTCCAAGTTCGGCATTGAAACGACTTTCGTCGACATCCACAACCTCAAGGAAGTCGAAAACTCTATCAAGTCCAACACCAAGCTCATCTTCATTGAAACGCTCGGCAACCCGAATTCCGACATCCCGGATATCGAAGCCATCTCCGAACTCGCTCACAAGAACAAGATTCCGGTTGTTATCGACAACACCTTCGGTACTCCGTACTTGATTCGTCCGCTCGAACACGGTGCTGATATCGTCGTGCATTCAGCAACGAAGTTCATCGGCGGTCACGGTACGACTCTCGGCGGCGTGATTGTTGACGGTGGCAAGTTTGATTGGGCTGCATCTGGCAAGTTCCCGCAGTTCACCGAAACGAACCCGAGCTACGGTGTGCCTTTCACCGCAGCAGCTGGCGCTGCAGCTTACATCGTTTACATCCGCGCCATTCTTCTCCGCGACGAAGGTGCAGCAATTTCCCCGTTCAATGCATTCCTTCTCTTGCAGGGCACTGAAACGCTTTCGCTCCGCCTTGACCGTCACGTGGAAAACACCAAGAAGGTTCTCGAATTCCTCTCGAAGCACCCGAAGGTTGCAAAGGTCAACCACCCGAGCTTTGCAGATCATCCGCAGCACGCTCTCTACCAGAAGTACTTCCCGAACGGTGCAGGTTCCATCTTCACATTCGATGTGAAGGGCGGCCAGGCAGAAGCCTTCAAGTTCATCGACGGGCTCAAGATTTTCAGCTTGCTCGCTAACGTTGCCGACGTGAAGAGCCTCGTTGTTCACCCGTATACAACGACCCACTCGGAACTCACTCCGGCTGAACTTGCCGAAGCTGGTATCTCTCCTGCAACGATCCGTCTCTCTATCGGTACGGAACACTACGAAGACATCATCAACGACCTCGCACAGGCTCTTGACCAGATTTAA